Proteins encoded in a region of the Kwoniella shivajii chromosome 3, complete sequence genome:
- a CDS encoding biotin-[acetyl-CoA-carboxylase] ligase, whose amino-acid sequence MPGPSASAHQVLIYSGPGVSPLSLSHTILTLSLLLLPHYTVQPVTPEILSSQPWEPSCALLVIPGGRDLPFVEELTIKRKVTKRIKEYVEEGGRYLGICAGAYFGTNEVKFDMGGPMEVVGKRDLAFFTGPSEGPTFPGFQYASEEGSRAVSLFLEPSSSSSSHRSLDHVYYNGGGHFVVPTPIPSNVSILARYASAPSTTGREEEPVAAVLTRNGKGKSLLCSIHPEYPLNDPPARIAINKLEHPPEIEEIEASDKARIAWVEELLLLLGLNPPSRNRKDGQVVESMEIEGEDPALLLHPTHPSPIFVLSHPNLPDLPVRSVLKQEFESKMSNDDAWGILNDGNDQIRFGDITAISGETTSEDEVARWLAKKRREQPIFDPPSVENLNLNSNEITPPIPQPPDFHSIPKTVLLPSFQTPYSARWTPLFNFSTYWSEIDLARKSGGRRSGIMRKGDEGEKCALGDLLFYGETVTSTQTMLDRNPILLTNLSSPLAFLASFQLSGRGRGSNIWLSPPGCLQFSLLLDLPASLSSKMVFIQYIMALAVCEAVDEDGRLGVRIKWPNDIYADVEGVGGTEVGSGKKGKAKLGGILVNTNFVGGKWRIVVGCGINVLNALPTTSLSQLHSLLTSKSTSLSSSKPLPAAPTMEGTFARIMNSFDSKWEQFIEEKGFKGFMEEYHGRWLHSGQEVTLTHTEPHTPLRILSITPDHGLLRCIPINKKKPTSSNGLTPLYNRNVDNGEDRYISSSTNSSSSTGNKPDFVDLQPDGNSFDLMSGLIKRKL is encoded by the exons ACCATGGGAACCTTCGTGCGCTTTGCTCGTCATTCCCGGAGGAAGAGATTTACCTTTCGTCGAGGAACTCACCATTAAACGGAAAGTGACTAAACGGATAAAGGAGTATGTGGAAGAGGGAGGAAGGTATTTGGGTATCTGTGCAGGAGCTTATTTCGGTACGAATGAGGTCAAGTTTGATATGGGTGGTCCAATGGAAGTGGTAGGGAAAAGAGATCTG GCATTCTTCACTGGTCCAAGTGAAGGGCCCACTTTTCCCGGATTCCAATATGCTTCTGAAGAAGGCTCAAGAGCCGTCTCATTGTTCCTcgaaccatcttcttcgtcatcatcacatcgGTCCTTAGATCACGTTTATTACAATGGCGGTGGCCATTTCGTAGTTCCCACACCCATACCTTCGAACGTATCAATCCTCGCTCGATACGCAAGTGCACCTTCAACgacaggaagagaagaagaaccagTCGCAGCTGTCCTTACCCGTAATGGGAAAGGAAAGTCTTTACTATGTTCTATACATCCTGAATATCCATTGAATGACCCTCCGGCGAGAATAGCAATCAATAAACTTGAACATCCACCTGAAATCGAGGAAATCGAAGCTAGCGACAAAGCTAGAATAGCATGGGTTGAAgagctccttcttctcttggGTTTGAATCCTCCTAGCAGGAACAGGAAAGACGGTCAAGTCGTTGAATCCATGGAAATAGAGGGAGAAGATCCAGCATTACTCTTACATCCGACTCACCCTTCACCGATATTCGTCCTGTCTCATCCAAATCTACCGGATCTACCTGTTCGATCTGTTTTGAAGCAAGAGTTTGAATCGAAAATGTCAAATGACGATGCTTGGGGTATACTCAACGATGGCAACGACCAGATTCGGTTTGGAGATATAACGGCGATATCTGGAGAAACGACCtctgaagatgaggtcgCTCGTTGGCTTGCAAAGAAAAGACGCGAACAACCAATTTTTGATCCTCCATCGGTCGAAAACCTGAACCTCAACTCGAACGAAATCACACCTCCTATTCCACAACCTCCAGACTTCCATTCTATACCGAAGACTGTTCTTCTGCCTTCCTTTCAAACCCCTTACTCAGCACGATGGACACCATTGTTCAACTTTTCCACGTATTGGAGTGAAATTGACTTGGCGAGAAAAAGCGGTGGAAGACGTTCTGGTATAATGCgcaaaggtgatgaaggtgaaaaatgTGCGTTGGGAGATCTGCTATTTTATGGAGAGACTGTGACTAGTACTCAAACTATGCTCGATAG AAATCCTATACTCCTCACAAATCTATCATCGCCACTTGCTTTCTTAGCGTCATTCCAGCTTTCAGGTAGAGGTCGTGGTTCAAATATATGGTTATCACCTCCAGGATGTTTGCAATTCTCCTTGTTACTCGATCTTCCAGCTTCTCTATCGAGTAAAATGGTATTCATACAATATATCATGGCTTTAGCTGTTTGCGAAGCAgtcgatgaagatggcaGATTGGGAGTAAGGATTAAATGGCCCAATGACATTTACGCCGATGTCGAAGGCGTTGGAGGTACCGAAGTCGGTAGTggtaaaaaaggaaaagctaaaTTAGGTGGAATATTGGTCAATACCAATTTCGTCGGCGGAAAGTGGCGAATCGTTGTTG GTTGCGGAATAAATGTATTGAATGCTTTACCCACGACATCACTTTCACAGCTACATTCACTTCTTACCTCTAAATCGACCTCCCTGTCATCAAGTAAACCATTACCTGCCGCTCCGACTATGGAAGGTACTTTTGCTCGTATAATGAACTCGTTTGATTCCAAATGGGAACAATTTatcgaagaaaaaggtttcaAAGGTTTTATGGAAGAGTATCATGGGAGATGGCTACATTC TGGACAAGAAGTCACATTAACACATACAGAACCGCATACGCCACTTCGAATATTATCGATAACGCCAGATCATGGATTATTACGTTGTATCCCTATaaacaaaaaaaaaccaACCTCATCAAATGGATTAACTCCATTATATAACCGGAATGTGGATaatggagaagatcgatACATCTCGTCCTCAACGAattcatcaagttcaacagGCAACAAACCCGATTTCGTCGATTTACAGCCTGATGGAAATAGTTTCGATCTAATGAGTGGATTGATTAAACGAAAATTGTAA